A stretch of Ipomoea triloba cultivar NCNSP0323 chromosome 13, ASM357664v1 DNA encodes these proteins:
- the LOC116001787 gene encoding cytochrome P450 CYP82D47-like: MEFLSLLYDNIITPTLACTLVLLFFMCKLFLAPKKDAQHKRLAPEVPGAWPIIGHLHLLAGRKTPTHLILASMADKYGPIFRMRLGSQLVVVVSDSIVAKECFKAKDKELATRPKFMASEIMGYNYSFFAIAPYGEYWREIRKIVLLELLSNRRIEMLRKVRESHVRKAIKRTFDHWSHNKDPNSGAVVVEMKQWFSRLIINLSIAMLFGEEEVPDESQLLKSIRNLFELFGETLVSDFIPWLRWMDLGGYEKAMRKTAEEMDCAADRWLKEHRTKRNLKSKEEEDFMDAMLSLFDAPSNQTHPLGFDTDVIIKSTCLNLLLGATDTTTITLTWALSLVLNNYNVLRNIQDELDTKIGKFRGIEESDINKLIYIQAVVKETLRLHPAVPLSVPHEAIEDCTINGYHIQKGTRVISNLAKIHRDPKVWVDLNKFRPKRFLTTHKDIDVKGNNFEIIPFGSGRRMCPGMILGLQIVHLTLASLIQSFDMKRPSIEPIDMTQSPGLTTAKATPLHVLLMLGLGSDLYG; the protein is encoded by the exons ATGGAGTTCCTTTCCCTACTTTACGACAATATAATCACCCCTACTTTAGCTTGCACCTTGGTGCTTCTCTTCTTTATGTGCAAACTATTTCTTGCACCCAAAAAAGATGCACAACACAAAAGGCTAGCGCCAGAGGTCCCAGGGGCATGGCCAATAATCGGCCATCTCCATCTGCTCGCTGGTCGGAAGACGCCTACTCACCTAATCTTGGCGTCCATGGCGGATAAATACGGCCCTATTTTTCGAATGAGACTCGGCTCGCAACTAGTCGTGGTGGTGAGCGATTCCATAGTTGCTAAGGAATGCTTCAAGGCAAAAGACAAGGAGCTGGCAACGCGGCCCAAATTCATGGCGTCTGAAATCATGGGCTACAACTACTCTTTTTTTGCGATTGCTCCATACGGGGAGTACTGGCGTGAAATCAGAAAGATTGTCCTGCTTGAGCTGCTCTCTAATCGTAGAATTGAGATGTTAAGAAAGGTGAGGGAATCCCACGTAAGAAAAGCCATCAAACGTACCTTTGATCATTGGTCTCACAACAAGGATCCAAATTCTGGGGCGGTGGTAGTGGAGATGAAGCAATGGTTTTCGAGACTGATCATCAACCTCTCCATAGCCATGCTTTTCGGGGAGGAAGAAGTGCCAGATGAAAGCCAACTCTTGAAGTCCATTAGGAATCTGTTTGAGTTGTTTGGAGAGACGTTGGTGTCAGATTTTATTCCCTGGCTGAGATGGATGGACTTGGGAGGGTACGAGAAGGCTATGAGGAAAACTGCTGAGGAAATGGATTGTGCTGCAGATAGGTGGCTTAAGGAGCATagaacaaaaagaaatttgaaatctaaagaagaagaagactttaTGGATGCCATGCTTTCCCTATTTGATGCCCCATCCAATCAAACTCATCCTCTTGGATTTGATACTGATGTTATTATCAAATCTACTTGCTTG AACTTGCTTCTAGGTGCCACTGACACGACTACCATAACATTGACATGGGCTCTCTCCTTAGTACTAAACAATTACAACGTGTTGAGGAATATCCAAGATGAACTAGACACCAAGATTGGAAAATTTAGGGGCATTGAGGAATCTGACATAAATAAGTTGATTTACATCCAAGCTGTCGTGAAAGAAACATTGCGTTTACATCCAGCAGTTCCACTCTCTGTACCCCATGAAGCTATAGAAGACTGCACCATTAACGGCTACCACATTCAGAAAGGCACTCGTGTAATATCAAACCTTGCAAAGATTCATCGCGATCCAAAGGTGTGGGTAGACCTCAATAAGTTTAGGCCAAAGAGATTCTTGACTACTCACAAAGACATTGACGTCAAGGGAAATAATTTTGAGATAATTCCATTTGGTAGTGGTCGAAGAATGTGCCCTGGTATGATTCTGGGCTTACAAATTGTGCATTTGACACTTGCTAGCTTGATTCAAAGCTTTGATATGAAAAGGCCATCAATAGAGCCAATTGATATGACTCAAAGCCCAGGATTAACTACTGCCAAGGCCACTCCACTCCATGTTCTCCTAATGCTAGGCTTGGGTTCCGATTTGTATGGTTGA